The following are encoded together in the Bos mutus isolate GX-2022 chromosome 3, NWIPB_WYAK_1.1, whole genome shotgun sequence genome:
- the LOC102276912 gene encoding disintegrin and metalloproteinase domain-containing protein 30, translating into MRSVRTCLSPGRSLVLAVLLVDSLGKDLHFHPEWGFDSYEITIPKKLSFRGGEQRAARHVSYLLKVKGRNRVVHLWPKRFLLPRNLQVFSFTEQGRLLEEHPYIPSDCNYMGLVEGNPDSQATISTCMGGLRGILKIDANHYQIEPRKASSQFEHVVYLMKKEEEFPNQICGITDDKTIEQMAQHENMARTPDFTDLYPHQMYMEIALVFDNSRYLFSNSNLTQVINDAILLTSIMDSYFQDIRLRIHLFSVEVWTDKDRIRVNFTKIEQVLSQFLVYRTSVLNTRVPVDWVHLYLKRTFSDLLAQSGGHACSRFYAGSVSVFPDVNILAPATWSTHVLGHSVGMLHDEAYCQCKGRYSCIMGTGRYGFSNCSYADYFAHIYRASSARCLTNLPGLGYVVKRCGNKIVEENEECDCGSTEECEEDGCCQPDCKFKEGANCSTGLCCHKCQFRPSGYMCRVEENECDLAEYCNGTSAFCPSDTYKQDGTPCKYEAHCFKQSCQSRYMQCQKIFGLDAKDAPHQCYDAVNVIGDQYGNCGISGLREFRKCTKQNSICGRLQCINVETLPDMPDHTILISTHLHKENLMCWGIGYHLAMVPMGLPDLGVINDGTSCGKERVCFNRYCVNSSVLKFDCFPEKCNRRGVCNNNKNCHCMYGWAPPLCEEVGYGGSIDSGPPGPLRKEVSASLQVVILIFMRLFFLIISVIVVFYRKIIESL; encoded by the coding sequence ATGAGGTCAGTGAGGACCTGCCTCTCCCCAGGCCGGTCGCTAGTCCTGGCGGTGCTCCTGGTTGACTCTCTTGGCAAGGATTTACATTTTCACCCTGAGTGGGGCTTTGACTCCTATGAAATCACCATTCCCAAGAAGCTGAGCTTCCGTGGAGGGGAGCAGAGAGCGGCCAGGCACGTGTCCTACCTCCTGAAGGTAAAAGGCAGGAACCGTGTTGTTCATCTGTGGCCCAAGAGGTTTCTGTTGCCTCGGAATTTGCAGGTTTTCTCCTTCACAGAACAGGGGAGACTCTTGGAAGAGCACCCTTATATACCCAGCGACTGCAACTATATGGGCTTGGTTGAAGGAAATCCGGATTCTCAAGCTACGATAAGTACATGCATGGGAGGTCTCCGGGGCATCCTGAAAATTGATGCCAATCATTACCAAATCGAGCCCCGCAAGGCTTCTTCCCAGTTTGAGCACGTGGTATATCTcatgaagaaagaggaggaattTCCTAATCAGATCTGTGGCATAACTGATGATAAAACAATAGAGCAGATGGCCCAGCATGAGAACATGGCTAGGACACCGGACTTCACTGACTTATATCCACATCAAATGTACATGGAAATAGCACTGGTCTTTGATAACAGTAGgtatttattttcaaactccaACCTTACTCAAGTCATAAATGATGCCATTCTTCTGACTTCTATTATGGACTCTTACTTCCAAGATATCCGTCTAAGAATACATCTGTTTAGTGTTGAAGTATGGACAGATAAGGACAGAATTAGAGTTAATTTTACAAAGATAGAgcaagttttaagccagtttttggTATACCGAACAAGTGTACTAAATACTCGGGTTCCAGTAGATTGGGTACACCTATATCTTAAAAGAACTTTTTCAGATTTACTTGCACAGTCCGGGGGACATGCATGTAGTCGGTTTTATGCTGGATCTGTAAGTGTTTTTCCAGATGTAAATATCCTTGCACCCGCCACTTGGTCCACTCATGTACTGGGACACAGTGTGGGAATGCTACATGATGAAGCATACTGCCAGTGTAAGGGAAGGTACAGCTGCATCATGGGTACTGGGCGATATGGGTTTAGTAATTGTAGTTATGCCGATTATTTTGCACACATATATAGAGCTTCAAGTGCAAGGTGTCTAACTAATCTCCCAGGCCTAGGCTACGTGGTTAAGAGATGTGGAAACAAAATTGTGGAAGAGAATGAGGAATGTGATTGTGGTTCGACAGAGGAGTGTGAAGAAGACGGGTGTTGTCAACCAGATTGTAAATTCAAAGAAGGAGCCAACTGTAGCACTGGACTTTGCTGTCATAAATGTCAGTTTCGTCCATCTGGATACATGTGTCGGGTGGAAGAAAATGAATGTGACCTTGCAGAGTACTGCAATGGGACCTCAGCTTTCTGTCCAAGTGATACTTATAAGCAGGATGGAACCCCTTGCAAGTATGAAGCCCATTGTTTCAAACAGAGTTGTCAATCCAGGTATATGCAGTGCCAAAAAATTTTTGGACTTGATGCCAAGGATGCTCCTCATCAGTGCTATGATGCAGTTAATGTAATAGGTGACCAATATGGGAACTGTGGGATTTCAGGACTTCGTGAATTTAGAAAGTGTACCAAGCAAAATTCAAtatgtggcaggctacagtgcataaaTGTCGAAACCCTCCCTGATATGCCAGATCACACCATCCTAATATCCACTCATCTGCATAAAGAAAATCTCATGTGCTGGGGCATTGGCTATCATCTAGCCATGGTACCTATGGGGTTACCTGACCTGGGTGTGATAAATGATGGTACCTCCTGTGGTAAGGAGCGGGTATGTTTTAATAGATACTGTGTGAATAGCTCAGTCCTGAAATTTGACTGTTTCCCTGAGAAGTGCAACCGCCGAGGAGTttgcaacaataacaaaaactgcCACTGCATGTATGGCTGGGCCCCTCCACTCTGTGAGGAGGTAGGATATGGAGGAAGCATCGACAGTGGGCCTCCAGGGCCCCTAAGGAAGGAGGTGTCTGCCTCCCTTCAGGTTGTGATTCTTATATTTATGcgcctttttttcttaattatctcAGTGATTGTTGTGTTTTACAGGAAAATCATAGAAAGCTTatga